A genome region from Coriobacteriia bacterium includes the following:
- the ppcA gene encoding phosphoenolpyruvate carboxylase, translating into MPAVPRCMSTQHPDNATVPFFATSGVLAGEDEIREAFYAYSHLGCDEQMWDVEGKEIDTYVVKKLLSFYPEYFRDHVLGEDLRLTLRVPNPTVETTEAKILLETLESIPRSYDAARLFYGRDVAPIFEVILPMTTSAKCIDRIYRYYVDHIVDRQHTRFRGDDISIAEWIGEFSPSSIEVIPLFEDVPTMVRAADIVEEYLSDKTVSDQRVFLARSDTAMNYGLVSAALANKIALYRLDELSARSGVRLHPIMGMGSAPFRGGLSPATAERVGKEYPSAVTFSIQSAFKFDHPPEEVRAACELLKTRVIEQATPVDVERASAVIERYSDAYRRRVVELAPAINRMARFVPARRARKLHIGLFGYARELGGVTLPRAISFTCSLYSLGLPPELIAFDALSQSDLAFVREAYPSFEAKVSEALSFTDFDGPLMTSTLRASLERAGYGFEPNQEHLELVRRMRIALDEGDTSQLTDLVSRAAILRRFLG; encoded by the coding sequence ATGCCAGCTGTCCCGCGTTGCATGAGCACACAGCACCCCGATAACGCGACCGTTCCGTTCTTCGCCACGTCGGGCGTACTCGCCGGGGAAGACGAGATTCGCGAGGCGTTCTACGCCTACTCGCACTTGGGGTGCGATGAGCAGATGTGGGACGTCGAGGGCAAGGAGATCGACACCTACGTCGTCAAGAAGCTGCTGTCCTTCTACCCCGAGTACTTCCGCGATCACGTGCTGGGTGAGGACCTGCGGCTCACGTTGCGAGTCCCGAATCCGACGGTGGAAACGACCGAGGCGAAGATCCTCCTCGAGACTCTGGAGAGCATTCCGCGGTCCTATGACGCGGCTCGGCTCTTCTACGGACGTGATGTCGCACCGATCTTCGAAGTGATTCTCCCCATGACGACCTCGGCGAAGTGCATCGATCGCATCTACCGCTACTACGTGGACCACATCGTGGACAGACAACACACCCGGTTCCGCGGTGACGACATAAGCATCGCGGAGTGGATCGGCGAGTTCTCGCCTTCGAGCATCGAGGTGATCCCGCTGTTCGAAGACGTGCCGACCATGGTGCGGGCGGCGGACATCGTCGAGGAGTACCTCTCTGACAAGACCGTCAGCGACCAGCGGGTGTTCTTGGCTCGCTCCGACACGGCGATGAACTATGGGCTTGTCTCAGCCGCGCTCGCGAATAAGATCGCGCTCTACCGACTGGACGAGTTGTCCGCCCGTTCCGGCGTGCGACTTCATCCGATCATGGGGATGGGCTCCGCCCCATTTCGTGGTGGGTTGTCTCCGGCCACGGCGGAGCGGGTCGGCAAGGAGTATCCAAGCGCAGTGACGTTCAGCATCCAGTCGGCCTTCAAGTTCGATCACCCCCCGGAAGAGGTGAGGGCCGCATGCGAACTCCTCAAGACGCGAGTGATCGAGCAAGCGACGCCGGTTGATGTTGAGCGTGCCTCAGCGGTAATCGAGCGGTACAGTGATGCGTATCGACGGCGGGTTGTTGAACTGGCCCCAGCTATCAACCGCATGGCGAGGTTCGTACCCGCCCGCCGGGCTCGCAAGCTGCATATCGGGTTGTTTGGCTACGCGCGCGAACTCGGCGGAGTGACGCTTCCAAGGGCCATCTCGTTTACGTGCTCGCTCTACTCCCTGGGGCTGCCCCCGGAGTTGATTGCCTTCGACGCCCTGAGCCAGAGCGACCTCGCTTTCGTGCGCGAGGCTTACCCATCTTTCGAGGCGAAGGTCAGCGAAGCACTGTCCTTCACCGACTTCGATGGGCCACTGATGACGAGCACGCTCAGAGCCTCTCTGGAGCGCGCCGGCTATGGCTTCGAGCCGAACCAGGAGCATCTCGAGTTGGTGCGCAGAATGCGCATCGCACTTGATGAAGGCGATACGTCACAACTGACGGACCTGGTGTCTCGCGCCGCTATTCTTAGACGGTTTCTCGGCTGA
- a CDS encoding GNAT family N-acetyltransferase has product MSTDYVVRLAGPEHVDQLPAIERAAATRFGDSLPESVLSHVTPVDHLAAAQQAGLLWVALEPTGAPVGFAVASVGGRRVHLEELDVLPEHGRKGIGSALVQAVEDYALKSDCTEITLTTFRDVAWNAPFYARVGFEAIPEQELDAELIRRLSEETALGLERSRRVAMRKPLSSPPSSPAWQ; this is encoded by the coding sequence ATGAGTACTGACTATGTCGTCCGGCTGGCCGGCCCCGAGCACGTCGACCAGCTACCCGCCATCGAGCGCGCGGCAGCCACCAGGTTCGGCGACTCGCTACCTGAATCCGTGCTTTCGCATGTCACCCCGGTGGACCATCTGGCGGCAGCACAACAGGCGGGTCTACTCTGGGTGGCTCTCGAACCGACGGGTGCCCCTGTGGGATTCGCTGTGGCCAGCGTCGGCGGACGGCGCGTGCACCTCGAGGAACTCGATGTGCTGCCTGAGCACGGCCGCAAGGGGATAGGGTCGGCGCTCGTGCAAGCCGTCGAGGACTACGCGCTCAAGAGCGACTGCACCGAGATCACGCTTACCACGTTCCGCGACGTAGCGTGGAATGCGCCGTTCTATGCTCGCGTCGGTTTCGAGGCCATACCAGAGCAGGAGCTCGATGCGGAGCTCATTCGCCGGCTCTCAGAGGAGACCGCCCTGGGCCTAGAACGTTCTAGGCGGGTGGCGATGCGCAAGCCGCTCAGCTCACCGCCTTCTTCACCAGCGTGGCAATAG
- a CDS encoding DUF1801 domain-containing protein, whose protein sequence is MAKTGTSEGFTDEERTAMKERAKELKAEARANKDRAAGERDVLAKIAEMPEPDRFIAERIHEIVKATAPELTPKTWYGMPAYAKDGKIVCFFQAAAKFNARYATFGFDQEARLDAGTMWPTSYALTQLTATDEATIATLVKKAVS, encoded by the coding sequence ATGGCAAAGACCGGCACGTCTGAGGGATTCACCGACGAGGAACGGACCGCGATGAAGGAGCGCGCAAAGGAACTCAAGGCTGAAGCGCGCGCGAACAAGGACCGGGCGGCCGGGGAACGCGATGTGCTCGCCAAGATCGCCGAGATGCCGGAACCGGATCGCTTCATCGCTGAGCGGATTCACGAGATTGTCAAAGCCACTGCACCGGAACTCACCCCGAAGACCTGGTACGGGATGCCCGCGTATGCCAAGGACGGCAAGATCGTCTGCTTCTTTCAGGCGGCAGCGAAGTTCAACGCTAGGTATGCAACGTTCGGCTTCGATCAGGAGGCACGACTCGACGCAGGCACGATGTGGCCGACCTCCTACGCGCTGACTCAGCTGACCGCCACGGACGAGGCGACTATTGCCACGCTGGTGAAGAAGGCGGTGAGCTGA
- a CDS encoding lipase: MHPVLLVHGINDTGARFKKMRDVLETRGFRSVHAINLTPPDGSITLEAMGEQVIDGVRACRDVAGSQMIDIVAFSMGALAARSALHDPDVRSSVRRFVSISGPHHGTVNAHLSWKSGTRQMRPGSRFLRDLEMDAERWGEIEVYSFWSPFDLVVIPARSSVLEGAQNRSFLVAVHHWMLSDDRVIAAVVQALSE, translated from the coding sequence GTGCATCCGGTCTTGCTCGTGCACGGCATCAACGACACGGGCGCGCGCTTCAAGAAGATGCGCGATGTTTTGGAGACCCGCGGATTTCGTTCCGTGCACGCCATCAACCTCACGCCGCCCGATGGGTCGATCACGCTCGAGGCCATGGGCGAACAGGTCATTGACGGTGTGCGTGCATGCCGAGATGTAGCAGGATCGCAGATGATCGACATCGTGGCCTTCAGTATGGGGGCCCTGGCCGCGCGGTCGGCTCTACATGACCCCGATGTGCGCTCCAGCGTGCGTCGGTTCGTGTCGATCTCGGGCCCGCATCACGGCACTGTGAACGCACACCTCAGTTGGAAGTCCGGGACGAGGCAGATGCGTCCGGGCAGCAGGTTTCTGAGGGATTTGGAGATGGACGCCGAGCGGTGGGGTGAGATAGAGGTGTACTCGTTCTGGTCGCCGTTCGATCTGGTGGTGATCCCGGCGAGAAGTTCGGTGCTGGAAGGCGCCCAGAACCGCTCGTTCCTGGTAGCCGTGCACCATTGGATGCTCTCAGATGATCGCGTCATCGCGGCGGTTGTCCAGGCTCTGTCTGAATGA
- a CDS encoding HsmA family protein, giving the protein MPVGSSIIITMALVFYTIGVWGERIAGRLKPWHLAFFYLGLAFDTVGTGMMFSYADGMTFDVHGVTGMLAIILMLVHAVWATVVLVRRDENWITRFHRFSIVVWLVWLVPYFSPMFFAMAAV; this is encoded by the coding sequence ATGCCTGTTGGTTCAAGCATCATCATCACCATGGCGCTGGTCTTCTACACGATCGGGGTCTGGGGTGAGCGGATAGCCGGAAGACTCAAGCCGTGGCATCTGGCGTTCTTCTATCTTGGCCTGGCGTTTGACACCGTGGGTACCGGGATGATGTTCAGCTATGCCGACGGGATGACCTTCGATGTCCATGGCGTCACGGGTATGCTTGCGATCATTCTCATGCTGGTACACGCGGTGTGGGCGACGGTCGTGCTGGTGAGACGCGACGAGAACTGGATCACGCGGTTTCACCGATTCAGCATCGTGGTCTGGTTGGTGTGGCTTGTGCCCTACTTCAGTCCGATGTTCTTCGCGATGGCCGCGGTCTGA
- a CDS encoding GDSL-type esterase/lipase family protein, translating to MQSQQAVIRTACVGDSITRGTFVWRRKRNSYPAQLQALLGQGYRVSNFGVNGHAAQRAADRPYRASKAFTLSLESAPHIVLIMLGTNDSRGQNWRGIEPFVNDYRTLVTRYLSLECVPRVWLLTPPSLFRVRRNRDVMYGMNEPAVRQMCGAVRGLAVELGCELIDIHEVTRHHPEAFKFDGVHPGAKGAALIADAVYAALGQAARTGTASGEAAL from the coding sequence GTGCAAAGCCAGCAAGCGGTGATCCGAACGGCCTGCGTGGGGGACAGCATCACGCGCGGTACGTTTGTGTGGCGCAGGAAGCGCAACTCCTATCCTGCGCAGCTGCAGGCGCTTCTGGGGCAGGGATACCGGGTGTCCAACTTCGGAGTCAACGGACACGCCGCACAACGGGCAGCTGACCGGCCGTATCGTGCGAGCAAGGCGTTCACGCTGAGCTTGGAGTCTGCTCCGCACATCGTCCTGATCATGCTCGGCACCAACGACTCGCGCGGCCAGAACTGGAGGGGCATCGAGCCCTTCGTGAACGACTACCGCACCCTGGTCACACGCTACCTGTCACTGGAGTGCGTGCCACGGGTATGGCTGCTGACTCCGCCATCGTTGTTCCGTGTCCGGCGAAACCGCGACGTGATGTACGGCATGAACGAGCCCGCGGTGCGTCAGATGTGCGGAGCGGTCAGGGGTCTGGCGGTCGAACTGGGCTGCGAGCTGATAGACATCCATGAGGTGACGCGACATCATCCCGAGGCGTTCAAGTTCGACGGGGTCCATCCGGGAGCAAAAGGTGCGGCGCTTATCGCCGACGCCGTGTACGCTGCACTCGGCCAGGCCGCACGTACAGGAACAGCGAGCGGCGAGGCTGCGCTCTGA
- a CDS encoding aminotransferase class IV translates to MTKRGHVYINGRIVPAHEAAVSPFDVGLLRGYAVFDLLQTIGGRPFQLHEHLVRFRESAAMLGLEVPIGDDEITGIIETLLGLNDFDESTVRMVLTGGESDDGMHFDPTTPTLVILTHPMFAVPAEFYSTGAKLITEEYRRELPQAKTTNYISWMRNHGRLEEAGALDVLYHADGYVSEAATASFYLVTDGRIHAPDEGVLRGTVGTAVLELAAVEYDIVYGPLSTQDVADADEAFITSSVRGVIPIVRIDDAIVGSGRVGPVSARLVGLCQDWMNEFSDSGRR, encoded by the coding sequence ATGACCAAGCGAGGGCACGTGTACATCAACGGTCGCATCGTTCCCGCCCACGAGGCGGCGGTCTCACCCTTCGATGTGGGACTGCTGCGAGGGTACGCGGTGTTCGACCTGCTGCAGACGATCGGCGGCAGGCCGTTTCAGCTGCACGAGCACCTTGTGCGCTTTCGCGAATCGGCCGCGATGCTTGGTCTTGAAGTGCCGATCGGCGATGACGAGATCACTGGAATCATCGAGACGCTTCTCGGGCTGAACGACTTCGACGAGTCCACGGTTCGCATGGTTCTGACCGGCGGCGAGTCCGACGACGGCATGCACTTCGATCCGACCACGCCGACGCTTGTCATTCTCACCCACCCGATGTTTGCCGTGCCCGCCGAGTTCTACTCGACGGGAGCTAAGCTCATAACAGAGGAGTACCGACGCGAACTGCCGCAGGCAAAGACGACAAACTACATCTCGTGGATGCGCAACCACGGGCGGCTTGAAGAGGCGGGTGCCCTTGATGTTCTGTATCACGCTGACGGGTACGTCTCTGAGGCGGCCACCGCCAGCTTCTATCTGGTGACAGACGGACGCATCCATGCTCCGGATGAGGGTGTCCTGCGGGGCACCGTGGGAACCGCGGTGCTCGAGCTGGCTGCCGTCGAGTACGACATCGTCTATGGCCCGCTATCCACGCAGGACGTGGCCGATGCCGACGAGGCGTTCATCACCTCGAGCGTGCGAGGTGTCATTCCGATCGTTCGCATCGACGACGCGATCGTCGGCAGCGGCCGGGTAGGCCCCGTTTCGGCCCGCCTCGTGGGGCTGTGCCAAGATTGGATGAACGAGTTCTCGGACTCAGGGAGGCGCTGA
- a CDS encoding NAD(P)-dependent alcohol dehydrogenase — protein sequence MKAVTQMVYGTPDVMSLQDIPTPSIEADEVLVRVYAAAVNPPDWAGVHGIPYIVRAAFGFRSPKLGVRGTDLAGTVEAVGASVTGLSVGDAVFGAGSGTFAEYAVAKAEHLAPKPENASFEQAAATGMAALTALQALRDAGQIQSGQKVLIVGAGGGIGTFAVQIAKSFGAQVTGVCSTSKHELVRSLGADHVIDYAREDFTAGAERYDLILDNVLHHSLRELLQVLDRNGILVPNGGQFHKRWFASTGVMLIQAPLLSAVVPQRIRVCNERPNRGDLVVLKELIESGKLTPVVGRTYPLERAADAISYFGEGHAEGKVVVTVCCAE from the coding sequence ATGAAGGCGGTCACCCAGATGGTGTACGGCACTCCGGACGTCATGTCGCTTCAGGACATCCCGACGCCCTCGATCGAGGCCGACGAGGTCCTCGTGCGCGTGTATGCTGCTGCCGTGAATCCGCCCGACTGGGCCGGCGTGCACGGCATCCCCTACATCGTGCGCGCTGCGTTCGGCTTCCGAAGTCCCAAGCTCGGCGTACGCGGCACCGACCTGGCAGGCACCGTGGAGGCGGTTGGTGCGAGTGTGACGGGGCTTTCGGTCGGTGACGCGGTGTTCGGTGCGGGGTCGGGTACGTTCGCCGAGTACGCGGTCGCCAAAGCGGAGCACCTTGCGCCCAAGCCGGAGAACGCATCGTTCGAGCAAGCCGCAGCAACGGGTATGGCGGCGCTGACGGCGCTCCAGGCGCTGCGCGATGCGGGCCAGATTCAGTCAGGTCAGAAGGTCCTCATCGTCGGCGCGGGTGGCGGCATCGGCACGTTCGCCGTCCAGATAGCGAAGTCGTTCGGTGCGCAGGTGACCGGTGTGTGCAGCACGTCGAAGCACGAGCTGGTGCGCTCGTTGGGCGCCGATCACGTCATCGACTACGCGCGCGAGGACTTCACAGCCGGCGCGGAGCGCTACGACCTCATACTCGATAACGTGCTGCATCATTCGCTTCGCGAGTTGCTTCAGGTGCTCGACCGAAACGGCATACTTGTGCCCAACGGTGGCCAGTTCCACAAGCGGTGGTTCGCCAGCACGGGGGTGATGCTCATACAGGCACCGCTGCTGTCGGCGGTGGTGCCTCAGCGAATTCGTGTGTGCAACGAGCGACCGAACCGAGGCGATCTGGTCGTTCTCAAGGAGCTGATCGAGTCAGGGAAGCTCACCCCGGTAGTGGGTCGCACGTATCCGCTTGAGCGCGCAGCGGACGCCATCTCGTACTTTGGAGAGGGTCACGCTGAAGGCAAGGTCGTGGTCACGGTCTGCTGCGCCGAGTGA
- a CDS encoding SAM-dependent methyltransferase, whose protein sequence is MSRFALLILPSANRVYAEASLRMSCAELGVLNETVFSQRLGDVGVESIGGVSYVTFSAEEIGERDALYLSNLSACYALFEMASDGSLRPITVKRLDRFDDDLVTIQKYPGKTNEQFTKLLLNVTLLASDFRAEMLDRKFLVMDPLCGRGTALNQALMYGFDASGIDIDQKDFDAYSTFMKTYLKRKRMKHKAQAAPVRTNGRVVGRRFDVTLAESKEQYALGDTLQLTVVNADTTKALDFFPAGKADVLVADAPYGVQHASRTAHRGHAKSPLDLLAAAVPVWTRLLRTGGAMGIAWNVHVAKRSEAAAILEAAGLRVMNEGPYLEFEHWVEQAITRDILVAVKQKG, encoded by the coding sequence TTGTCTCGCTTCGCCCTGCTGATTCTGCCCTCAGCCAATCGCGTCTACGCCGAAGCTTCTCTTCGCATGAGCTGCGCTGAGCTTGGCGTCTTGAACGAGACGGTGTTCTCGCAGCGCCTCGGCGATGTGGGCGTCGAATCCATCGGCGGGGTCAGTTATGTGACGTTCAGTGCGGAAGAGATCGGCGAACGTGACGCGTTGTACCTGTCGAACCTCTCAGCGTGCTACGCGCTGTTCGAGATGGCCTCTGATGGCTCGCTTCGCCCGATCACCGTGAAACGCCTGGATCGGTTCGACGACGACCTGGTCACCATCCAGAAGTATCCCGGCAAGACCAACGAGCAGTTCACCAAGCTGCTCCTCAACGTCACGCTTCTCGCTTCAGATTTCCGGGCGGAGATGCTCGATCGCAAGTTCTTGGTCATGGACCCGCTGTGTGGGCGCGGGACGGCCTTGAACCAGGCGCTCATGTACGGGTTCGACGCGTCGGGAATCGACATCGACCAGAAGGACTTCGATGCCTACTCGACGTTCATGAAGACCTATCTCAAGCGCAAGCGGATGAAGCACAAGGCGCAGGCCGCACCGGTCCGCACGAACGGCCGCGTCGTGGGGCGCCGCTTCGACGTCACGCTTGCCGAGTCCAAGGAGCAGTACGCTTTGGGGGATACGCTGCAGCTCACCGTTGTCAACGCCGACACGACCAAGGCGCTCGACTTCTTCCCCGCCGGCAAGGCCGATGTACTCGTCGCCGATGCGCCGTACGGGGTGCAGCACGCAAGCCGCACCGCACATCGGGGCCATGCGAAGAGCCCCCTGGACCTGCTCGCTGCCGCGGTGCCGGTTTGGACGAGACTGCTGCGCACCGGTGGGGCGATGGGAATAGCGTGGAACGTGCATGTGGCAAAGAGGAGCGAGGCGGCGGCGATACTCGAGGCGGCCGGGCTCCGTGTCATGAACGAGGGGCCGTACCTGGAGTTTGAACACTGGGTGGAGCAGGCCATCACCCGTGACATTCTGGTTGCGGTCAAGCAGAAGGGGTAA
- a CDS encoding alpha/beta hydrolase: MRTWLKVAGITFAVVLVVAVVGFLAWTRMERYPAFQGAAALAEQAKTESGWYVFGPDGQATTGVIFYPGGLVDPAAYAPLMERLSQDGVLAIIVPMPLDLAVFGIDRADGVIAEYPEVDSWVIAGHSLGGSMAAEYVKRNPDAIQGIAFLASYPADSTDLSASTLRATSTYGTEDGVAGDVFEGSLRLLPGGTPLDVIEGGNHAQFGDYGPQKGDGTASISREQQQQQAASTIMRLVELLN, translated from the coding sequence ATGCGCACGTGGCTCAAGGTCGCCGGAATCACCTTTGCGGTGGTGCTGGTAGTGGCGGTCGTCGGATTCCTGGCGTGGACGCGCATGGAGCGCTACCCGGCGTTTCAGGGGGCCGCAGCCCTGGCTGAACAAGCGAAGACCGAATCCGGTTGGTACGTCTTCGGGCCCGACGGCCAGGCGACGACCGGGGTGATCTTCTACCCGGGCGGGCTTGTCGACCCGGCCGCCTACGCGCCACTCATGGAGCGACTCAGCCAAGACGGAGTGCTCGCGATCATCGTTCCCATGCCGCTTGACCTAGCCGTCTTTGGGATCGATCGAGCCGACGGCGTCATCGCCGAGTACCCTGAGGTCGACTCATGGGTGATTGCCGGGCACTCGCTCGGGGGCTCGATGGCCGCTGAGTACGTGAAGAGGAATCCGGACGCGATCCAAGGCATAGCGTTCCTTGCGTCGTATCCGGCCGACTCAACGGATCTGTCTGCGTCGACTTTGCGTGCGACTTCGACCTACGGTACCGAAGACGGCGTTGCGGGCGACGTCTTCGAGGGGTCGCTTCGCCTGCTGCCAGGCGGCACACCGCTTGACGTCATCGAGGGAGGGAACCACGCCCAGTTCGGGGACTATGGGCCCCAGAAGGGCGACGGTACTGCGAGCATCTCCCGTGAACAGCAGCAGCAACAGGCGGCTTCCACCATCATGCGGTTGGTGGAACTGCTCAACTGA
- a CDS encoding Re/Si-specific NAD(P)(+) transhydrogenase subunit alpha, producing the protein MILGVAKESYPDERCVALVPSSVPPLVAAGLEVIVESGAGERAGHTDDEFVAKGARLASRAEVFETSDVLVQYRGPGVNLLYGDDDLKLTHPGQVLIGMQNPLGNPECVRDMAERGLSVFALELVPRITRAQSMDVLSSMATVAGYQAVIEAAAHLPKLFPLMMTAAGTLKPARVFVVGVGVAGLQAIATAKRLGAVVEAYDVRPAVRDQVTSVGARFVEFDLDTEGAEGAGGYAQEQDDEFIRRQQAQMKEVVVRNDVVITTAAIPGKKAPVLVTADMVAGMAPGSVIIDLAAQHGGNCELSDPGEGLVQAHGVTIVCTADIVSRKPYHASQMFSKNVETFLISLMSEGRIAVDPDDEVATGTVVCQDGHVVHPRVLELLGQPPVTEPERGTA; encoded by the coding sequence ATGATCCTCGGTGTCGCGAAGGAATCCTATCCGGATGAGCGGTGCGTGGCGCTCGTGCCCTCGTCCGTCCCGCCGCTTGTTGCCGCGGGTCTTGAAGTGATCGTGGAGAGCGGCGCCGGCGAACGAGCGGGCCACACCGACGATGAGTTCGTCGCGAAGGGAGCCCGTCTGGCCTCACGGGCCGAGGTTTTCGAAACCTCGGATGTCCTGGTGCAGTATCGCGGGCCCGGGGTGAACCTTCTGTACGGGGATGACGACCTGAAGCTCACCCACCCGGGACAGGTTCTGATCGGAATGCAAAACCCCTTGGGCAACCCGGAGTGCGTTCGGGACATGGCCGAACGGGGACTCTCCGTCTTCGCCTTGGAACTCGTGCCCCGCATCACGAGGGCGCAGAGCATGGATGTCCTGTCGTCCATGGCCACCGTCGCGGGGTACCAGGCGGTGATCGAGGCGGCGGCGCACCTGCCAAAGCTCTTTCCGCTCATGATGACAGCCGCCGGGACACTCAAGCCCGCGCGCGTCTTCGTAGTGGGGGTCGGCGTAGCCGGTCTGCAGGCGATTGCAACCGCGAAGCGTCTGGGAGCAGTCGTAGAGGCCTACGACGTGCGTCCCGCCGTGCGCGACCAGGTCACCAGTGTGGGCGCACGTTTCGTGGAGTTCGATCTGGACACGGAGGGCGCTGAGGGTGCAGGTGGTTACGCGCAGGAGCAAGACGACGAGTTCATCCGCCGCCAGCAGGCACAGATGAAGGAGGTCGTGGTCCGCAACGACGTCGTCATCACCACGGCGGCCATACCGGGCAAGAAGGCACCGGTGCTGGTGACCGCCGACATGGTCGCAGGTATGGCGCCCGGTTCGGTGATCATCGATCTGGCGGCACAACACGGAGGCAACTGCGAACTGAGCGATCCTGGCGAAGGCCTGGTGCAAGCCCATGGCGTCACCATCGTGTGCACCGCCGATATCGTGTCGCGCAAGCCGTACCACGCCAGCCAGATGTTCTCTAAGAACGTCGAGACGTTCCTCATCTCGTTGATGTCAGAGGGGAGAATCGCCGTCGATCCTGATGATGAAGTCGCGACAGGTACCGTCGTGTGTCAAGACGGCCACGTCGTCCACCCTCGGGTGCTCGAGCTGCTCGGACAGCCACCTGTGACTGAGCCGGAAAGGGGAACCGCCTGA
- a CDS encoding NAD(P) transhydrogenase subunit alpha: MDALIAAITVFVLALFLGAEIITKVPPTLHTPLMSGSNAISGITLIGAVISMRTDNEVLATVLAVVAVSFAMINVAGGYLVTNRMLAMFKGKR; this comes from the coding sequence ATGGATGCGCTCATCGCGGCGATAACGGTGTTCGTGCTGGCCCTGTTCCTAGGCGCTGAGATCATCACCAAGGTTCCACCTACGCTGCATACGCCGCTCATGTCGGGGTCGAATGCGATATCGGGCATCACGCTCATCGGGGCCGTCATATCTATGCGGACGGACAACGAAGTGCTTGCAACGGTGCTTGCGGTCGTTGCCGTGTCTTTCGCGATGATCAATGTCGCGGGTGGCTACCTTGTCACTAACCGAATGCTCGCCATGTTCAAGGGCAAGCGGTGA
- a CDS encoding NAD(P)(+) transhydrogenase (Re/Si-specific) subunit beta, with protein MDDAWINLAYLVASVLFVYGIKGLTHPRTAVRGNLISAVGMLIAVVATLLAEGLAYQWILLGIVVGGAIGAVAAARVQMTQMPEMVALFNGFGGLASVLVAGVAFMGAAVPGVQMTVATGLSGLIGAVTFTGSMIAFLKLAEMMSGKPLGFAGIKLFNAVLLVLALACTAWLVVDPSALVVYWVIVAIALVLGVTLTIPIGGADMPVVIALLNSYSGLAAAATGFVLMNNVLIIAGSLVGASGIILTQVMCKAMNRSLTDVLFGTFGPSADGPSADDVYGGRVKSTSPDEVAMLLDTAQRVLVVPGYGLAVAQAQHTVRELANLLETRGVIVEYGVHPVAGRMPGHMNVLLAEADVPYEQLKEMDEANSEMGEVDVCLVIGANDVVNPSALTDPKSPIAGMPIIDVSRARTVVVIKRSLSPGFAGIPNPLFAADNCLMMFGDGKKALVELVSALKEAS; from the coding sequence ATCGACGACGCGTGGATAAACCTGGCCTACCTGGTCGCTTCGGTACTGTTCGTCTACGGCATCAAGGGCCTTACCCACCCTCGGACAGCCGTCAGGGGCAACCTGATCAGCGCGGTCGGCATGCTGATCGCAGTGGTTGCAACCCTTCTTGCCGAGGGCCTGGCCTATCAGTGGATCCTGCTCGGCATAGTCGTGGGCGGCGCAATCGGCGCCGTTGCGGCGGCCCGTGTACAGATGACTCAGATGCCCGAGATGGTCGCCCTGTTCAACGGGTTCGGTGGGTTGGCTTCGGTACTCGTCGCCGGCGTCGCGTTCATGGGAGCAGCCGTACCGGGTGTGCAGATGACGGTCGCCACCGGGCTGTCGGGGTTGATCGGCGCCGTCACGTTCACTGGCTCGATGATCGCGTTTCTCAAACTGGCGGAGATGATGTCCGGCAAGCCGCTGGGCTTCGCTGGCATCAAGCTCTTCAACGCGGTGCTGCTGGTCCTGGCCCTTGCCTGTACCGCCTGGCTGGTTGTTGATCCAAGTGCGCTGGTTGTCTATTGGGTCATCGTGGCCATCGCTCTGGTGCTCGGCGTGACGCTCACGATTCCCATCGGCGGAGCCGACATGCCGGTTGTCATCGCTTTGCTGAACTCGTACTCGGGTTTGGCCGCGGCCGCCACGGGGTTCGTGTTGATGAACAACGTGCTCATCATCGCCGGTTCGCTTGTCGGGGCTTCGGGCATCATTCTCACCCAGGTCATGTGCAAAGCCATGAACCGCTCTTTGACCGATGTCTTGTTCGGGACGTTTGGGCCCAGCGCGGATGGTCCGAGCGCTGACGACGTGTACGGCGGCAGGGTGAAGTCCACGTCGCCGGATGAGGTTGCCATGCTGCTTGATACGGCCCAGAGGGTCCTCGTGGTTCCCGGCTACGGGCTTGCGGTTGCTCAGGCCCAGCACACGGTCCGAGAGCTTGCAAACCTTCTCGAAACACGCGGTGTGATCGTGGAGTACGGAGTGCATCCGGTGGCAGGACGGATGCCCGGGCACATGAACGTCTTGCTCGCAGAGGCTGATGTGCCCTACGAGCAGCTCAAGGAGATGGACGAGGCCAACTCCGAGATGGGCGAGGTCGATGTCTGTCTCGTGATTGGCGCCAATGACGTCGTCAACCCGTCCGCGCTGACCGATCCGAAGAGTCCGATCGCCGGAATGCCCATCATCGACGTTTCGCGTGCCCGGACCGTCGTTGTGATCAAGCGTTCGCTGAGCCCCGGTTTCGCCGGTATCCCTAACCCGCTGTTCGCGGCTGACAACTGCCTGATGATGTTCGGTGACGGCAAGAAGGCGCTCGTCGAGCTCGTCTCCGCGCTCAAGGAAGCTTCGTAG